In the Pseudonocardia cypriaca genome, one interval contains:
- a CDS encoding (Fe-S)-binding protein: MRIALFLTCLGDALHPEVGRATVTLLERLGHEVVFPTDQTCCGQMHINTGYQREALPLVRHHVATFEPYDVIVAPSGSCVGCVRHQHAMVARGAHDERLAERADAVAGRTYELSELLVDVLGVEDVGAYYPHRVTYHPTCHSLRMLRVADKPLRLLRHVRGMTLLELPESDQCCGFGGTFALKNADTSTAMLADKMRNVLSTGAEVATAGDASCLMHIGGGLSRLRSGTRTVHLAEILAST; this comes from the coding sequence GTGAGGATCGCGCTGTTCCTGACGTGTCTGGGAGACGCGCTGCACCCCGAGGTCGGGCGGGCCACCGTCACGCTGCTGGAGCGGCTGGGGCACGAGGTCGTGTTCCCCACCGACCAGACCTGCTGTGGCCAGATGCACATCAACACCGGGTACCAGCGCGAGGCCCTGCCGCTCGTGCGCCACCACGTGGCCACCTTCGAGCCGTACGACGTGATCGTCGCCCCGTCCGGGTCCTGCGTGGGCTGCGTGCGCCACCAGCACGCGATGGTCGCCCGCGGCGCCCACGACGAGCGGCTCGCCGAGCGCGCCGACGCCGTGGCCGGGCGCACGTACGAGCTCTCCGAGCTGCTCGTGGACGTACTGGGCGTGGAGGACGTCGGCGCGTACTACCCGCACCGCGTGACCTACCACCCCACCTGCCACTCGTTGCGGATGCTGCGCGTGGCCGACAAGCCGCTGCGGCTGCTGCGCCACGTCCGCGGCATGACGCTGCTGGAGCTGCCCGAGTCCGACCAGTGCTGCGGGTTCGGCGGCACGTTCGCGCTGAAGAACGCCGACACGTCCACCGCGATGCTGGCCGACAAGATGCGCAACGTGCTGTCCACCGGGGCCGAGGTCGCCACGGCGGGCGACGCGTCCTGCCTCATGCACATCGGCGGCGGCCTGTCCCGGCTGCGCAGCGGCACCCGCACCGTCCACCTGGCCGAGATCCTGGCGAGCACGTGA
- a CDS encoding iron-siderophore ABC transporter substrate-binding protein, whose amino-acid sequence MRGRRIRVALGAAVAALVLAACGTTEAPAGAPASPAPAGGAQVTVTDARGKQVTFDGPVTRAVGLEWALVEHLVSLGVMPVGVADVAGYSAWVQAAPLTADVTDVGVRGEPSIETIARLQPDVVFATPDMNEGAIAQIEAFAPVVVMRDADASDAVGQMRRNVELVAQVTGKQAQAAQLLAGFDAAVADGAQRIAAAGLAGRRIAFADGYLDGGRLSIRAFTDGSLIGTVTRELGLVNAWAMKGDESYGTATTDVEGLTTLGDVEFVYWTNKVEGPDPFVDGLAGNAVWQSLPFVQAGNVERLPDGIWMFGGPASMRQYIDAITVALAG is encoded by the coding sequence ATGAGAGGACGGCGGATCCGCGTCGCCCTTGGTGCGGCCGTGGCCGCGCTGGTGCTCGCAGCGTGCGGTACCACCGAGGCGCCGGCCGGCGCGCCGGCGTCCCCCGCTCCGGCGGGCGGCGCGCAGGTCACGGTCACCGACGCCCGAGGCAAGCAGGTCACCTTCGACGGGCCGGTCACCCGGGCGGTGGGACTCGAGTGGGCACTGGTCGAGCACCTCGTCTCGCTCGGTGTGATGCCGGTGGGCGTCGCCGACGTCGCGGGCTACTCGGCTTGGGTGCAGGCCGCTCCGCTCACCGCCGACGTCACCGACGTCGGGGTCCGCGGCGAGCCGAGCATCGAGACGATCGCGAGGCTGCAGCCGGACGTCGTGTTCGCCACCCCGGACATGAACGAGGGCGCGATCGCGCAGATCGAGGCGTTCGCCCCCGTCGTCGTCATGCGCGACGCCGATGCCTCCGACGCGGTCGGCCAGATGCGCCGCAACGTGGAGCTGGTCGCCCAGGTCACCGGGAAGCAGGCGCAGGCGGCGCAGCTGCTCGCCGGGTTCGACGCCGCCGTCGCCGACGGGGCGCAGCGGATCGCGGCGGCCGGTCTGGCCGGGCGCCGGATCGCCTTCGCCGACGGCTACCTCGACGGCGGCCGCCTCTCGATCCGCGCGTTCACCGACGGCTCGCTGATCGGGACGGTGACACGCGAGCTGGGCCTGGTCAACGCGTGGGCGATGAAGGGCGACGAGAGCTACGGCACGGCCACCACCGACGTCGAGGGGCTCACCACGCTCGGCGACGTCGAGTTCGTCTACTGGACCAACAAGGTGGAAGGGCCCGACCCGTTCGTCGACGGGCTCGCCGGCAACGCCGTCTGGCAGTCGCTGCCGTTCGTGCAGGCCGGGAACGTCGAGCGGCTGCCCGACGGGATCTGGATGTTCGGCGGGCCCGCGTCGATGCGCCAGTACATCGACGCGATCACGGTCGCGCTCGCCGGTTGA
- a CDS encoding dTMP kinase has protein sequence MGRLIVVEGLDGAGKRTLSDALCAALAAKGARVARFAFPRYDSDVHAELAREALYGRHGDLAASVHGMALLFALDRRAAAPELRAAREAHDVVLIDRYIASNAAYNAARLHQPGDGEFASWVRELEVERFGVPVPDHQLLLAVPREVAAQRAAHRERTEEGRERDAYESDADLQERTAVAYAQLAASSWLSEWTVLDGSASIDADALAAQLLG, from the coding sequence ATGGGGCGGCTGATCGTCGTTGAAGGGCTGGACGGGGCCGGCAAGCGCACGCTGTCCGACGCGCTGTGCGCGGCGCTCGCCGCCAAGGGTGCGCGGGTCGCCCGCTTCGCGTTCCCCCGCTACGACTCCGACGTGCACGCCGAGCTGGCCCGCGAGGCCCTCTACGGCCGCCACGGCGACCTGGCCGCGTCCGTGCACGGGATGGCGCTGCTCTTCGCGCTGGACCGCCGCGCAGCCGCGCCGGAGCTGCGGGCCGCTCGCGAGGCGCACGACGTCGTGCTGATCGACCGCTACATCGCCTCCAACGCCGCGTACAACGCCGCGCGCCTGCACCAGCCCGGCGACGGCGAGTTCGCGAGCTGGGTGCGGGAGCTGGAGGTGGAGCGGTTCGGGGTGCCGGTACCGGACCACCAGCTGCTGCTCGCCGTGCCGCGCGAGGTGGCGGCGCAGCGGGCCGCGCACCGGGAGCGCACCGAGGAGGGCCGGGAGCGGGACGCCTACGAGTCGGACGCGGACCTCCAGGAACGCACGGCTGTGGCGTACGCGCAGCTCGCGGCCTCGTCCTGGCTGTCGGAGTGGACGGTGCTGGACGGCAGCGCCTCCATCGATGCCGACGCGCTCGCCGCTCAGCTACTCGGGTAG
- the mtrA gene encoding MtrAB system response regulator MtrA — translation MKSRVLVVDDDPALAEMLTIVLRGEGFDTAVVADGTRALPAVRELRPDVVLLDLMLPGMNGIDVCRAIRSESGVPIVMLTAKSDTVDIVLGLESGADDYVVKPFKPKELVARIRARVRRTEAEPAEQLAIGDVTIDVPAHQVVRDGQQIALTPLEFDLLVALARKPRQVFTREVLLEQVWGYRHAADTRLVNVHVQRLRSKVERDPEHPEVVLTVRGVGYKAGPP, via the coding sequence ATGAAGTCGCGCGTTCTGGTGGTCGACGACGACCCGGCGCTTGCCGAGATGTTGACGATCGTGTTGCGGGGCGAGGGGTTCGACACCGCAGTGGTCGCCGACGGCACCCGGGCCCTTCCGGCCGTCCGGGAGCTGCGGCCCGACGTCGTGCTGCTCGACCTGATGCTCCCCGGCATGAACGGCATCGACGTGTGCCGCGCCATCCGGTCCGAGTCCGGGGTGCCGATCGTGATGCTGACCGCCAAGAGCGACACCGTCGACATCGTGCTCGGCCTGGAGTCGGGCGCCGACGACTACGTCGTGAAGCCGTTCAAGCCGAAGGAGCTGGTGGCGCGCATCCGGGCCCGGGTCCGGCGCACCGAGGCCGAGCCGGCCGAGCAGCTCGCGATCGGCGACGTCACCATCGACGTGCCTGCGCACCAGGTCGTGCGCGACGGCCAGCAGATCGCGCTCACCCCGCTGGAGTTCGACCTGCTCGTGGCGCTGGCGCGCAAGCCGCGGCAGGTGTTCACGCGCGAGGTCCTGCTCGAGCAGGTGTGGGGGTACCGGCACGCGGCCGACACGCGGCTGGTGAACGTCCACGTGCAGCGGCTGCGGTCGAAGGTCGAGCGCGATCCCGAGCACCCCGAGGTCGTGTTGACGGTCCGCGGCGTCGGGTACAAGGCGGGACCGCCGTGA
- the ahcY gene encoding adenosylhomocysteinase, with protein MTATADISSRLQKRNGIDFAVADLGLAEFGRKEIRLAEHEMPGLMALRREYAEARPLHGARVAGSLHMTVQTAVLIETLVALGADVRWVSCNIFSTQDHAAAAIVVGPHGTPEEPRGVPVFAWKGETLEEYWWCTEQLFKFTDEAGNVVGPNMILDDGGDATLLVHKGVEFEKTGVVPTVDDEDLTVSDEYRIILDTLRRSLAEDGKRWTTVASDIRGVTEETTTGVHRLYQLAEQGLLLFPAINVNDSVTKSKFDNKYGIRHSLVDGLNRATDVLIGGKVAVVCGFGDVGKGSAEALAGQGARVIVTEVDPICALQALLEGFQVARLEDVVGQADIIITTTGNKDIVSAELMSRTKHQAIIGNVGHFDNEIDIAGLARFPGIRRINIKPQVDEWVFPDGHSIIVLSEGRLLNLGNATGHPSFVMSNSFSNQVIAQIELFTKHEEYNKDVYRLPKILDEKVAKIHVEALGGELTKLTKDQAEYIGVDVEGPFKPEHYRY; from the coding sequence ATGACCGCCACTGCCGACATCAGCAGCAGGCTGCAGAAGCGCAACGGCATCGACTTCGCCGTGGCCGACCTGGGCCTGGCGGAGTTCGGCCGCAAGGAGATCCGCCTCGCCGAGCACGAGATGCCCGGCCTGATGGCGCTGCGGCGCGAGTACGCCGAGGCGCGCCCGCTGCACGGCGCCCGGGTCGCGGGTTCGCTGCACATGACGGTGCAGACCGCGGTGCTGATCGAGACCCTCGTCGCCCTCGGGGCCGACGTGCGCTGGGTGTCCTGCAACATCTTCTCCACGCAGGACCACGCGGCCGCGGCCATCGTCGTCGGGCCGCACGGCACCCCGGAGGAGCCGCGGGGTGTGCCCGTCTTCGCCTGGAAGGGCGAGACGCTCGAGGAGTACTGGTGGTGCACCGAGCAGCTGTTCAAGTTCACCGACGAGGCCGGGAACGTCGTCGGCCCGAACATGATCCTTGACGACGGCGGTGACGCCACCCTGCTCGTGCACAAGGGCGTCGAGTTCGAGAAGACCGGCGTCGTCCCCACGGTCGACGACGAGGACCTGACCGTCTCCGACGAGTACCGGATCATCCTCGACACGCTGCGCCGCTCGCTCGCCGAGGACGGGAAGCGCTGGACCACGGTGGCCTCGGACATCCGCGGCGTCACCGAGGAGACCACGACCGGCGTGCACCGGCTCTACCAGCTCGCGGAGCAGGGGCTGCTGCTGTTCCCGGCGATCAACGTCAACGACTCGGTCACCAAGAGCAAGTTCGACAACAAGTACGGCATCCGCCACTCGCTGGTCGACGGGCTGAACCGGGCCACCGACGTGCTGATCGGCGGCAAGGTCGCCGTGGTGTGCGGCTTCGGCGACGTGGGCAAGGGCTCGGCGGAGGCCCTGGCGGGGCAGGGCGCCCGCGTGATCGTCACCGAGGTGGACCCGATCTGCGCGCTGCAGGCGCTGCTGGAGGGCTTCCAGGTGGCGCGCCTCGAGGACGTCGTCGGCCAGGCGGACATCATCATCACGACCACCGGCAACAAGGACATCGTGTCGGCGGAGCTGATGTCCCGCACCAAGCACCAGGCGATCATCGGCAACGTCGGGCACTTCGACAACGAGATCGACATCGCCGGCCTGGCCCGCTTCCCGGGGATCCGGCGGATCAACATCAAGCCGCAGGTCGACGAGTGGGTCTTCCCGGACGGGCACTCGATCATCGTGCTGTCCGAGGGCAGGCTGCTGAACCTGGGCAACGCCACCGGGCACCCGTCGTTCGTGATGTCCAACAGCTTCTCGAACCAGGTGATCGCGCAGATCGAGCTGTTCACCAAGCACGAGGAGTACAACAAGGACGTCTACCGGCTCCCCAAGATCCTGGACGAGAAGGTCGCCAAGATCCACGTGGAGGCGCTGGGCGGTGAGCTGACGAAGCTGACCAAGGACCAGGCCGAGTACATCGGCGTGGACGTCGAGGGCCCGTTCAAGCCGGAGCACTACCGGTACTGA
- a CDS encoding ABC transporter ATP-binding protein, whose amino-acid sequence MLTTGRTATALRGADLDLGYHGVQVVHAAGACIRAGQVTALVGPNGSGKSTLLRALARLHRPDRGEIVLDGDTSVDALALTRREFARRVTLLTQSRPVPTGVSVHDVVGFGRYPHRGRFRGDDPEGPAAVERAMALTRVADLADRPVDELSGGQLQRVWLACCLAQDTAVLLLDEPTNHLDLRYQVEILDLVRDLADESGIAVGVVLHDLDQAAAVADEVVVLAGGRVRAVGPPAAVLTPELLTEAYGIQVAVDRDPVTGLLRIRPVGRHTNRHKKESA is encoded by the coding sequence GTGCTCACGACCGGGCGAACCGCCACAGCGCTCCGCGGCGCCGACCTCGATCTCGGCTACCACGGCGTCCAGGTCGTCCACGCGGCCGGCGCATGCATCCGGGCCGGGCAGGTCACCGCCCTCGTGGGCCCCAACGGCAGCGGCAAGTCCACGCTCCTGCGCGCACTCGCGCGGCTGCACCGCCCGGACCGCGGGGAGATCGTCCTCGACGGGGACACGTCCGTCGACGCCCTCGCCCTCACCCGGCGGGAGTTCGCCCGCCGGGTCACCCTGCTCACCCAGAGCCGCCCGGTCCCGACCGGGGTGTCGGTGCACGACGTCGTCGGGTTCGGCCGGTACCCCCATCGGGGGCGGTTCCGCGGCGACGATCCCGAAGGGCCGGCCGCTGTCGAGCGCGCGATGGCGCTCACCCGCGTGGCCGACCTGGCGGACCGGCCGGTCGACGAGCTGTCCGGTGGGCAGCTGCAGCGGGTCTGGCTCGCGTGCTGCCTGGCCCAGGACACCGCCGTGCTGCTGCTCGACGAGCCCACCAACCACCTCGACCTGCGCTACCAGGTGGAGATCCTCGACCTGGTGCGCGACCTCGCCGACGAGTCCGGCATCGCGGTCGGCGTGGTCCTGCACGACCTCGACCAGGCCGCCGCCGTGGCCGACGAGGTCGTGGTGCTCGCGGGTGGACGCGTGCGCGCGGTCGGGCCGCCGGCAGCGGTCCTCACGCCCGAGCTGCTCACCGAGGCCTACGGGATCCAGGTCGCGGTCGACCGCGACCCGGTCACCGGGCTCCTGCGCATCCGGCCGGTCGGCCGGCACACCAACAGGCACAAGAAGGAGTCAGCATGA
- a CDS encoding iron ABC transporter permease: MQDVLLAPRVTSRVTVAVVAALGVAIVLVLSAVHLTQGTSSVSAADLIALLTGAGSDRTAAVLVASRMPRLLAGVVVGAALGAAGAGLQSITRNALAAPDTLAVNAGAHLVIVACAAFGLVVPVEASALLAFAGGLAAAALVFGMSGGGTGPTRLVLAGSAVSLALFALVSVLILLFTEETTGLYAWGSGQLAQIGFGSVARMAPVVLLGIAGLVALGRRLDVLGLGDDTAVVLGVPVRRTRVVVAVLTVLLAAAAVTVAGPVGFVGLCAPAAVRLVAPLVPGLYRHRVLVPMSALAGIGVVLAADVLVRLLLGGQGGVEVPTGVVTTLFGAVVLVAVARRFRDSGPVRQAPAARSGRLRGRRTFLLVTAVTVALTCATAAGSLLFGDAFLLMGDVANWLAGRAGPVTTFVLDARVPRVLAALLAGAALAVAGAVVQSVCRNPLAEPALLGVSGGAGVAAVAVITIAPAVGVWTLSGSAALGALLASALVFGLAARGGLATDRLVLVGVGVSYGSMALITLMIVFTDPWNEAKALTWLSGSTYGRTFPQVIPVAAVLLLAGAAFVRVRDELDLLALDEDTPRVLGIALGRARLALLATAAVLTATAVSAIGLLAFVGLVAPHAARALVGSRHARVLPVAAMLGGLLVCLADVLGRTVIAPAQLPAGTLTALIGTPYFAWLLWRSRMFTG, from the coding sequence GTGCAGGACGTCCTCCTCGCGCCACGGGTGACCTCACGGGTCACCGTGGCCGTGGTCGCCGCGCTCGGCGTCGCGATCGTCCTGGTGCTCTCGGCGGTGCACCTCACGCAGGGCACGTCCAGCGTGTCCGCCGCGGACCTGATCGCGCTGCTCACGGGAGCCGGATCGGACCGGACAGCGGCGGTGCTCGTGGCCTCGCGGATGCCGCGGCTGCTGGCCGGTGTCGTCGTGGGAGCCGCGCTCGGAGCCGCCGGTGCCGGTCTCCAGTCGATCACCCGCAACGCCCTCGCGGCACCGGACACCCTCGCAGTCAACGCGGGCGCGCACCTCGTGATCGTCGCCTGCGCGGCGTTCGGGCTGGTGGTGCCGGTGGAGGCGTCGGCCCTGCTGGCGTTCGCGGGCGGGCTGGCCGCTGCCGCGCTCGTGTTCGGCATGTCCGGCGGCGGGACCGGGCCGACCCGCCTCGTCCTGGCCGGGTCGGCGGTGTCGCTCGCCCTCTTCGCGCTGGTCAGCGTGCTGATCCTGCTGTTCACCGAGGAGACAACCGGGCTGTACGCGTGGGGCAGCGGCCAGCTCGCGCAGATCGGCTTCGGCTCGGTGGCCCGGATGGCCCCGGTGGTACTGCTCGGGATCGCCGGGCTCGTCGCGCTCGGCAGGCGGCTCGACGTGCTCGGCCTCGGCGACGACACCGCAGTGGTGCTGGGCGTACCGGTGCGCCGCACGCGGGTCGTGGTGGCGGTGCTCACCGTGCTGCTGGCGGCCGCGGCCGTGACGGTCGCGGGTCCGGTCGGGTTCGTCGGGCTCTGCGCCCCGGCAGCCGTCCGGCTGGTCGCGCCGCTCGTGCCCGGCCTGTACCGGCACCGGGTGCTCGTGCCGATGTCAGCGCTCGCCGGCATCGGCGTGGTGCTCGCCGCCGACGTGCTGGTCCGGCTCCTGCTGGGCGGGCAGGGCGGTGTCGAGGTGCCGACGGGGGTCGTGACCACCCTCTTCGGGGCGGTCGTGCTGGTGGCGGTGGCCCGCCGGTTCCGCGACTCGGGCCCGGTGCGCCAGGCACCGGCCGCCCGCTCCGGACGCCTGCGCGGGCGCCGGACCTTCCTGCTCGTCACGGCCGTGACCGTCGCGCTCACCTGCGCCACCGCGGCGGGGAGCCTCCTGTTCGGCGACGCGTTCCTGCTCATGGGCGACGTCGCGAACTGGCTCGCCGGCCGCGCCGGACCCGTCACCACGTTCGTGCTGGACGCGCGGGTTCCGCGGGTGCTCGCCGCGCTGCTCGCAGGCGCGGCGCTGGCCGTCGCAGGCGCGGTGGTGCAGTCGGTGTGCCGCAACCCGCTCGCCGAGCCGGCGCTGCTCGGGGTGAGCGGCGGGGCGGGCGTCGCGGCGGTCGCGGTGATCACGATCGCGCCTGCCGTCGGCGTCTGGACGCTCTCCGGCAGCGCCGCTCTCGGCGCGCTGCTGGCATCGGCGCTGGTGTTCGGCCTCGCCGCCCGCGGCGGGCTGGCCACCGACCGGCTCGTGCTGGTCGGGGTCGGGGTCTCCTACGGCTCGATGGCCCTGATCACGCTCATGATCGTGTTCACCGACCCGTGGAACGAGGCGAAGGCCCTCACCTGGCTCTCCGGCTCGACGTACGGGCGGACCTTCCCGCAGGTGATCCCGGTCGCCGCCGTGCTGCTGCTCGCCGGGGCCGCGTTCGTCCGCGTCCGCGACGAGCTCGACCTCCTCGCCCTCGACGAGGACACGCCCCGCGTGCTGGGCATCGCGCTCGGGAGGGCCCGGCTGGCGCTGCTCGCCACCGCGGCCGTGCTCACGGCCACCGCGGTCTCGGCCATCGGGCTGCTCGCCTTCGTGGGGCTCGTGGCCCCGCACGCCGCGCGGGCGCTGGTCGGGTCCCGGCACGCGCGGGTGCTGCCGGTCGCCGCGATGCTCGGGGGCCTGCTGGTGTGCCTGGCCGACGTCCTCGGGCGCACCGTCATCGCACCCGCCCAGCTGCCGGCGGGCACCCTCACGGCGCTCATCGGCACGCCGTACTTCGCGTGGCTCCTGTGGCGGTCCCGGATGTTCACCGGCTGA
- a CDS encoding NUDIX domain-containing protein, with protein MVLPRGDGDGWTHCALGHKHWGIFGAAGLLLWHGECILLQHRALWSHYGGTWGLLGGARNRAESPEQAAQREAAEEAGLAADSYDITGTYVDDHGGWSYTTVVGQARTAALPAALTAETLEVRWVRAASVHDLPLHPGFAATWETVRAIA; from the coding sequence GTGGTGCTCCCTCGCGGCGACGGCGACGGCTGGACCCACTGCGCGCTCGGCCACAAGCACTGGGGCATCTTCGGTGCGGCCGGGCTCCTGCTGTGGCACGGGGAGTGCATCCTGCTGCAGCACCGCGCGCTGTGGAGCCACTACGGCGGCACCTGGGGCCTGCTCGGCGGCGCCCGCAACCGCGCGGAGTCGCCGGAGCAGGCGGCGCAGCGCGAGGCGGCCGAGGAGGCCGGTCTCGCCGCCGACTCCTACGACATCACCGGCACCTACGTCGACGACCACGGCGGGTGGTCCTACACCACCGTGGTGGGCCAGGCCCGCACGGCGGCGCTGCCCGCGGCGCTCACCGCCGAGACGCTCGAGGTGCGCTGGGTGCGCGCCGCGTCGGTCCACGACCTGCCGCTGCACCCCGGCTTCGCGGCGACGTGGGAGACGGTCCGCGCCATCGCTTAG